The genomic region GCCGAAGGCGTCGGCGGCCAGCCGGGCCTCCGGTGACGCCGTGCCGGGCAGTGCCGCTCCGAGCAGGGCCGCCAGCACCGCGCCCGCGCCCAGGTAGTCCTCGACGCACGGGCGCAACGGCCCGAACTCGCGCGGACCCTCGTTCAGGATGTCGAGCCCCCAGCGTTCGCCGCCGGGCACGACCCCGATGGTCTCCCCCAGCTCGGCCGCCCGTCGCGCGACCGCCTCGGCGTTGCGCAGGCAGGCCGCGAGCACGTGTGCCCCCGTCTCCGCCGCGAGCGAGCACAGGTTCGACCCGTTCGGGGACGGCAGCTCGACCAGTCCCGTGGCGCCGACGAGTGACGCTGGTCGCAACGTGGGCCCGGAGGCGGGCTTCCAGCGCGACGGCCGGACCTGACCCCCGTTGCCGACCACGAGGTCGACCGACGTCGTGAACGACAGCACGTCCACGACAACGAGCACGTCACAGGCCCTGAGCGCGTCGATCCCCTCGGGCCCCCACTCCAGCCGCAGCCGGTACCCCTCCTGGCTGAACACGCTGCCCAGCGTGTCAGACTCCGTGACGTGCGCGTTTACTTGGCAGCAGACCACGCGGGCTTCGAGCTGAAGTCCCACCTGTCCACGGCTCTCCAGGAGCAGGGCTACGAGGTCGTCGACGTCGGTGCCCACGAGTACGACGCCCTCGACGACTACCCGTCGTTCTGCGTCGACGCCGCCGAGAAGGTCGTGGCCGACCGCGCGAACGGCGAGGACAGCCTCGGCGTCGTGATCGGCGGCTCCGGCAACGGCGAGCAGATCGCCGCGAACAAGGTGAAGGGTGCGCGCGCCGCGCTGGCGTGGAACGTCGACACCGCGCAGCTCGCCCGTCAGCACAACGACGCCCTGCTGGTCGGCATCGGCGCCCGTCAGCACACCGCCGAGGAGGCGACCGAGATCGTCGGCGCGTTCCTGCGGACGTCGTTCTCCGGCGAGGACCGCCACCAGCGGCGCATCGACCAGGTCAGCGCCTACGAGACCACCGGCAAGACCGAGTAGCTCCAGCCCATGCCGGAAGGTCACACCCTGCACCGCCTCGCGCGGTTGCACCAACGCCGGTACGCGGGTGCGCCGGTGGCCGTCAGCAGTCCACAGGGGCGCTTCGCCGCGTCCCTTGTGGACGGACGAACGCTCGTGCGCGCCGAGGCGCACGGCAAGCACCTGTTCCACGTCTACGGCCCGGACGCGGTGGTGCACGTGCACCTCGGCCTGTACGGCACGTTCACCGAGTCACCGCTGCCGGTGCTGCTGCCGGTCGGCCAGGTCCGGATGCGGATGGCCGGCGCCACGCACTGGACGGACCTGCGCGGCCCGACGGCGTGCGAGGTGCTGAACACCGACGAGGTGAAGGCCATCCGCGCCCGGCTCGGGCCCGACCCGTTGCGCCGTGACGCGAACCCCGACCTCGCCTACGAGCGGGTCATCCGGTCCCGCCAGTCGCTGGCCGTGCTGCTGATGGACCAGAAGGTCATCGCGGGTGTCGGCAACGTCTACCGCGCCGAGGTGCTGTTCCGGCACAACGTGAACCCGTTGCTGGCCGGCAACAAGGTGAGCCGCGAGCTGTGGGACGCGCTGTGGGCCGACCTGGTCGTGCTGATGAAGGACGGCGTGAAGGTCGGCCAGATCAACACCGTCCGCCGCGAGCACATGCCCAGGGCGATGAAGCGGCCGCCGCGCGTGGACCGGCACGGCGGTGAGGTGTACGTCTACCGCCGCGCCGGTGAGCCGTGCTTCCTCTGCGGCACCGAGGTCAGGACGACCGTGCTGGCCGCCCGCAACCTGTTCTGGTGCCCGGTCTGCCAGCCCTGAGGACCGGCTAGAAGTCGAACCCGCCGCCCATGTCGCCGAAGTCGAAGCCACCGGTGTCACCCATGTCGGCACCCATGTCGCCCATGCCCACGTCGCCGCCCATGTCGGCCATGCCGTAGTCGCCGACGCCGTGCATGCCGGAGAACATGGCGTCCATCAGCAGGAACGTGCCCACGCCCCACGCGCCGGCCACGAGCGCGGGCTTCCACCACGGCTCGGAGTACCAGCCACGCGGCACCGGACGGCCGGCGACCATGCCGCCGGGGTAGTAGTAGGGCGTGCCGGAACCCGAGTGCGGCGACGCGGCGTAGGCGTGGCCCTCGACGGAGACCTGGCGGTCCTCGCTGACGGCACCGGCCTGCTTCTGACCGGCGATCTCGGGCAACGCGGG from Lentzea guizhouensis harbors:
- a CDS encoding 2-phosphosulfolactate phosphatase, which translates into the protein MFSQEGYRLRLEWGPEGIDALRACDVLVVVDVLSFTTSVDLVVGNGGQVRPSRWKPASGPTLRPASLVGATGLVELPSPNGSNLCSLAAETGAHVLAACLRNAEAVARRAAELGETIGVVPGGERWGLDILNEGPREFGPLRPCVEDYLGAGAVLAALLGAALPGTASPEARLAADAFGGCDVEAAVRECGSGRELVENGHAADVDLAVRVNVSKAVPRLVEGVLR
- a CDS encoding ribose-5-phosphate isomerase, giving the protein MRVYLAADHAGFELKSHLSTALQEQGYEVVDVGAHEYDALDDYPSFCVDAAEKVVADRANGEDSLGVVIGGSGNGEQIAANKVKGARAALAWNVDTAQLARQHNDALLVGIGARQHTAEEATEIVGAFLRTSFSGEDRHQRRIDQVSAYETTGKTE
- a CDS encoding Fpg/Nei family DNA glycosylase, with amino-acid sequence MPEGHTLHRLARLHQRRYAGAPVAVSSPQGRFAASLVDGRTLVRAEAHGKHLFHVYGPDAVVHVHLGLYGTFTESPLPVLLPVGQVRMRMAGATHWTDLRGPTACEVLNTDEVKAIRARLGPDPLRRDANPDLAYERVIRSRQSLAVLLMDQKVIAGVGNVYRAEVLFRHNVNPLLAGNKVSRELWDALWADLVVLMKDGVKVGQINTVRREHMPRAMKRPPRVDRHGGEVYVYRRAGEPCFLCGTEVRTTVLAARNLFWCPVCQP